The following are from one region of the Oncorhynchus masou masou isolate Uvic2021 chromosome 24, UVic_Omas_1.1, whole genome shotgun sequence genome:
- the LOC135511612 gene encoding LOW QUALITY PROTEIN: protein Wnt-8b-like (The sequence of the model RefSeq protein was modified relative to this genomic sequence to represent the inferred CDS: inserted 1 base in 1 codon), which translates to MFMHLEVCYYIFILMTHMTRSCFSWSVNNFLMTGPKAYLIYSSSVAAGAQSGIEECKYQFAWDRWNCPERALQLSTHRSLRSANRETAFVHAISSAGVMYTLTRNCSLGDFDNCGCDDTRNGQRGGTGWQWXGCSDNVGFGEAISKQFVDALETGQDARAAMNLHNNEAGRKAVKGTMQKTCKCHGVSGSCTTQTCWLQLPEFREVGNYLKEKYHRALKVDLLRGAGNSAASRGAIAETFSSFSRKELVHLEDSPDYCLENRTLGLPGTEGRECLKKGKNLNKWEKRSCKRLCGECGLAVEERKAELVSSCNCKFHWCCAVKCEQCRKTVTKYFCVKKGGQRGKNESAGSRKKNLRLRKKH; encoded by the exons ATGTTCATGCATTTGGAGGTCTGTTACTATATCTTTATTTTGATGACTCACATGACAAGGTCCTGCTTCAGCTG GTCAGTGAATAATTTCCTGATGACTGGACCTAAG GCTTACCTGATTTACTCCAGCAGCGTAGCAGCCGGGGCGCAGAGCGGCATCGAGGAGTGCAAATACCAGTTTGCCTGGGACCGATGGAACTGCCCTGAGAGAGCCCTGCAGCTGTCCACACACAGAAGCCTCCGCAGCG CTAACAGGGAAACAGCGTTTGTCCATGCCATCAGTTCAGCAGGAGTCATGTACACTCTGACAAGGAACTGCAGTCTGGGGGACTTTGACAACTGTGGCTGTGATGACACCAGGAATGGACAGCGGG GGGGTACAGGCTGGCAGT GGGGCTGCAGTGACAACGTGGGGTTTGGTGAGGCCATCTCCAAGCAGTTTGTTGACGCGCTGGAGACAGGCCAGGACGCACGGGCCGCCATGAACCTCCACAACAACGAGGCTGGACGCAAG GCGGTGAAAGGAACCATGCAGAAGACATGTAAGTGCCATGGCGTCTCCGGGTCCTGCACCACACAGACCTGCTGGTTACAGCTACCAGAGTTCCGGGAGGTGGGAAACTACTTGAAGGAGAAGTACCACCGAGCCCTGAAG GTGGACCTGCTCCGGGGAGCCGGGAACAGTGCAGCCAGTCGAGGGGCCATCGCAGAGACTTTCAGCTCCTTCTCTCGTAAAGAACTGGTCCACCTAGAGGACTCCCCAGATTACTGTTTGGAGAACCGTACTCTGGGTCTGCCTGGCACGGAGGGCAGAGAATGCCTGAAGAAGGGCAAGAACCTAAACAAGTGGGAGAAGCGGAGCTGCAAGAGGCTGTGTGGGGAGTGCGGGTTAGCCGTGGAGGAAAGGAAGGCGGAGTTGGTGTCGAGTTGCAATTGTAAGTTCCACTGGTGCTGTGCGGTGAAGTGTGAGCAGTGCCGTAAGACGGTGACCAAGTACTTCTGTGTGAAGAAGGGGGGGCAGAGGGGGAAGAACGAGAGTGCTGGGAGCCGTAAGAAGAACCTGAGGCTGAGGAAGAAGCACTGA